In one Brevibacillus composti genomic region, the following are encoded:
- a CDS encoding phage antirepressor KilAC domain-containing protein encodes MDKPQIFNHQMFGELPVIIVDGVEWFGATEAAEALSFAKPHDAISNHVDEDDSATYGVTDSLGRSQQKKFINESGLYSLIFGAAKQGKNLGIQDKAKAFKRWVTGEVLPTIRKTGGYVANDDLFIDTYLPHADEQTKMTFRATLALVRKQNEQIEAMKPKAEYFDALVDRNLLTNFRDTAKELKVKERDFIAWLLEKGYVYRDQKGKLKPYAQHVPELFNLKEWERNGKADVQTLITPKGKETFRLLMAKSVA; translated from the coding sequence ATGGACAAGCCTCAAATATTCAATCATCAAATGTTTGGTGAACTACCAGTAATTATTGTCGATGGTGTAGAGTGGTTCGGTGCTACAGAAGCGGCAGAAGCACTTTCGTTTGCAAAACCACACGATGCCATCTCAAACCATGTAGACGAAGATGACTCCGCAACATACGGAGTCACCGATTCACTGGGGAGGTCGCAGCAAAAGAAATTCATCAACGAATCAGGACTATATAGTCTGATCTTTGGCGCTGCGAAACAAGGGAAAAATCTTGGGATTCAGGATAAAGCAAAAGCGTTCAAACGATGGGTAACTGGAGAAGTGTTACCGACCATCCGAAAAACCGGCGGTTACGTTGCCAACGATGACTTATTCATCGATACATACTTGCCGCATGCCGACGAGCAGACCAAAATGACGTTCCGAGCAACGCTCGCGCTAGTCCGAAAACAAAACGAGCAGATCGAGGCTATGAAGCCAAAAGCGGAATACTTCGACGCGTTGGTTGATCGCAATCTACTCACGAATTTCCGTGATACTGCGAAAGAGCTCAAGGTCAAAGAACGAGATTTCATTGCCTGGCTGCTTGAGAAGGGCTACGTGTACCGTGACCAAAAAGGGAAGCTCAAGCCATACGCTCAGCACGTACCGGAGCTGTTCAATCTGAAAGAGTGGGAACGCAATGGTAAAGCTGATGTTCAGACGCTGATTACACCGAAGGGGAAAGAAACTTTCCGGTTGTTAATGGCGAAATCAGTCGCATAG
- a CDS encoding helix-turn-helix domain-containing protein, with protein sequence MDTEIRCSNDLPAILTAKHIAQFLHISERRAYELMNLKSFPLIRLGRNKRVNRESFMNWLQQNERRE encoded by the coding sequence ATGGATACAGAGATTCGGTGTAGTAATGATCTCCCGGCAATCCTCACAGCCAAGCACATCGCCCAGTTTCTACACATTTCAGAACGGCGTGCCTATGAGCTGATGAACCTCAAGTCTTTCCCGCTGATCCGCCTCGGTCGGAACAAACGGGTGAACAGGGAGTCGTTCATGAACTGGCTGCAACAAAACGAACGAAGGGAGTAA
- a CDS encoding helix-turn-helix transcriptional regulator has translation MKRSTFTSYRKHYNKTQRDVAIAVGVTESHIRHIENGRANPDAKLLFKLARYFGTSAENLFPDLANVEVEFAGNK, from the coding sequence GTGAAACGTTCAACTTTCACAAGCTATCGAAAGCACTACAACAAAACCCAAAGAGACGTCGCTATAGCTGTAGGTGTTACGGAAAGTCACATTAGGCACATCGAAAATGGTCGTGCAAACCCCGATGCAAAATTGCTCTTCAAACTTGCTAGGTACTTTGGGACATCCGCTGAGAATCTGTTTCCTGATTTGGCAAACGTTGAAGTGGAATTTGCAGGAAACAAATAA
- a CDS encoding helix-turn-helix domain-containing protein produces MDDNQKKLMGQRIKSLREKHGMSQDELANRLGMNRTNVSNYESGRTVPPGNIIKELADLLKTNADYLLGRSETSDSLSIYDTDSEDLDDDIRTIQRAAKKMSHKDRKRMMEIIKLTFEDAFDDDDDDDEEEDI; encoded by the coding sequence ATGGACGATAATCAAAAAAAGTTAATGGGACAAAGAATTAAATCACTTCGCGAAAAACACGGAATGTCGCAAGACGAGCTAGCAAATAGGTTGGGTATGAACAGAACGAACGTCTCCAATTATGAATCAGGGCGGACAGTACCACCAGGAAATATCATAAAAGAGTTAGCTGATCTGCTAAAAACAAACGCTGATTACCTACTTGGTCGGTCTGAAACCTCAGATTCTTTAAGTATTTACGATACAGATTCAGAAGATCTCGACGATGATATCAGAACCATACAAAGGGCAGCTAAGAAAATGTCGCACAAGGACCGTAAAAGAATGATGGAAATTATTAAACTTACTTTTGAGGATGCCTTCGATGACGATGACGATGATGACGAAGAAGAGGATATCTAA